Genomic DNA from Streptomyces sp. GS7:
TCCCTGCTCTTCACCGGGCGGTATCCGCGTGTGCTGTTCCGCTTCACCACGGGGGTGCTTCGGTGGACGTGGCGGGTGGCCTACTACTCCTACGGGGCGCTGGCCACGGACCGCTATCCGCCCTTCAGCCTGGGCGCCGTCCCCGACTACCCGACCCGTCTGTACATCGACGGTCCGCCCCGGATGCCGCGCGGCTGGCGGCTGGTGGCGTCGTGGCTGCGCGCCCTTCCGGTGTACCTCCTGCTCGTGCTGGTCGCCCTGATCGTCCGGCTGGTGTGGTGGCTCGGCGGGCTCTCGGCGCTGCTGATGGTGGCCGCCGTGGTGGCCCTGGTGTTCACCTCTCCCGCGGGCATGCTCGTGTGGACCGGCCACTATCCGCGGCGCCAGTTCCGCGGGCTGATGGTCTGCTACCGCTGGCTGGCGCACGTCCTCGCGTACTTCTTCCTCCTCACCGACGTGCTTCCGCCGCTGCGCCCGGAGAAGTCCGGCAGGCGGCTGCAGTTCCACCGGCACCGCCGCGCCTCGACGGGCCCGCGCCACGGGGTGCGTCCGCGTCCCGGCGTGTGA
This window encodes:
- a CDS encoding DUF4389 domain-containing protein encodes the protein MATLAEECRPVRIEAELDEPLSRWLWAVKWLLLVPHHIALTVLGILFLAASALAFVSLLFTGRYPRVLFRFTTGVLRWTWRVAYYSYGALATDRYPPFSLGAVPDYPTRLYIDGPPRMPRGWRLVASWLRALPVYLLLVLVALIVRLVWWLGGLSALLMVAAVVALVFTSPAGMLVWTGHYPRRQFRGLMVCYRWLAHVLAYFFLLTDVLPPLRPEKSGRRLQFHRHRRASTGPRHGVRPRPGV